From Vigna angularis cultivar LongXiaoDou No.4 chromosome 11, ASM1680809v1, whole genome shotgun sequence:
ttatttctaatgggtgtaaaaaaaattaaagaacagATATTTAATATTACATCAAGAGAGAGTAGAGTATCTGTTAATTCTGAAAAATTGGGAGACACAATTATTCAAAAAGAAGTAGTTGTATGAGATTTTGAAAAGATAGATTGCAGCTGTTTTTAGTGTCTTGTTATTTTAGAGAAGATAGAATGAATATGAAGGAAATATAGTGTCCACTCAAAAATGGCTTGTACTTGTTGATGCATCCACAGCCACACATACCATTGACAAAGTAACCCCACTAATCCCTGTTGGTTTTATTGTTGTTGCAGAAACTGATATGCAATGCAATGCAACATCCAATTCCTTATCTTCCTCACATGCTCTCAAATCTCATCCAGTCACTTCTTTTTCTGTCCTCAACCACATTAAATACTTGTTCTGTTCAGTACTTCAATAGTTAATCGTGTTATCTTTTTGTTCTCTTCTCTACAGCTTGTCCTAATCTTTCTACTCCATGATTGTCCTTGTTTTGGCTTTGCAAAGTCCTGTCTGCTAAAGGGTTCTGAGAATTTCTTTTTGTGagaatttgttgtttttctgatAAAGAAGGACTGGTTTCATTGTTGCACAAGGGAAAAGAACTGACATGAAAATTCAGTGTGATGTGTGTGAGAGGGCTCCGGCAACAGTGATTTGTTGCGCAGATGAGGCAGCTTTGTGTGCCAAATGTGATGTTGAAGTTCATGCTGCAAACAAACTTGCAAGCAAGCACCAAAGGCTTCTCCTTCAATGTCTATCAAACAAGCTTCCCAGATGTGACATTTGCCAAGTAAGAACATCAAATTTCTGTGTCTCTAGTTTTATGATTCCTTAAATAATTCGATGACCTGGTTTTCTGCTAATAGACATGCTAATAATGATGTTATACATGCCCCAGTTGAACCTATTAAACACTGGACaagtcttattttatttcttgaagACATATCAAGAGTTGATTAAACTTTCTGGTGGTGTGTGATGCGAATGTTACTTGCTATTTTCTATGTTCTTATTCGATGTAGACACTTGTTAAACTAGGATCTTGAGCTAGGTTAACTGATGGGACATAGTTTAGGAGAGTTAACACCTTTGCTGAAATGGGAATACAATTGTCTGATGAATCTGATGGATGTTGGAATTGTAAAAGCTTCAAAAATCTTTGTTGCTcattttgtcttcttctttttctctccaccAATAGGACAAGCCAGCATTCATATTTTGTGTTGAAGACAGAGCACTCTTCTGTCAGGACTGTGATGAACCAATTCATTCAGCTGGAAGCCTTTCTGCAAACCACCAGCGCTTCCTAGCTACTGGTATCAGAGTGGCCTCAAGTTCTAGTTGCACCAAAGACAATGAAAAGAGTCACTTGGAGCCTCCCAATAGGAATGCACAACAAGTTTCCACCAAAGTTCCTTCTCAGCAAGTGCCTAGCTTCACATCCTCTTGGGCTGTTGATGACTTTTTGGAGTTAACAGGCTTTGAATCACCTGAGAAAGTAAGTGGCAGCTTTGTTTCATAATGATTTAGTTGCATGTGTATATAATGAACTAACTCACAAAGTAATTAGAGTGTTATAGCTGAAATAAGTTAGTAGCATTACATGTTTCATTTGTTGTCCCTTTGGACATCTTTGAATTGCCACATGAAATAATAACATGGTTGTAGCCAATCATCATGGTAcatgtgaaaattttgatttatgcTGAAGACACCCCAGCATATAGAAAATTCTTTAACTAGGTTATTGGTCTTCTAGAATATATCCCATCATTGACAATCCTCTTAGCCTGATAGCCTGATGCAAGTGTCAGATCAATGCAGTTTGGTTTTCATTGATTTTTTCCTGATCAAGAAATTGATAAGGACAAGAATTACACTGAAGAATTTGTCTTGAATTAATGCTGCACaaaattgttttcttccttATTTTGATACATGCCATCACTTAATCAAgcattcatttttttatgagaGATAACCATACGTTTATACATAACATTGTATTAAACTCTGGTCCTTGATTTcagcttcttcttcctttttatgtttttctattattgttACTCAACAATATTGTGATTTGCCTCTTCTTGTGATTCTGGTTTTATGACTGTGCTCAGAAGGAATCTCTACAATTTGGAGAGCTGGAATGGCTTACAGATGTGGGTATTTTTGGTGAACAATTTACTCAGGAAGCATTGGCTGCAGCTGAAGTACCTCAGCTTCCAGTAACTAATAATAGCAGCAGTGTTGCCTCATTCAGAACCTCCAAGTCCTACGTGTCACACAAAAAACCTAGGATTGAAGTcctaaatgatgatgatgatgatgagtacTTTACTGTGCCTGATCTTGGCTAGGAACACAGATTCCATTTGGGGTGTTACATGCATGATTGGAAAGACTAATTATGAGGAAAACATGTTTTATTTCTTCTGCAAAAGCTCTTTCAGTGAAATGTCGACAAAGAttattattttctcaaaaataaactatttcaaCCAGACACGATGATATGGTGTATATTCAATCATTCATACTTCACTAAAGACAATCATTTTTGCAACTTGTGTGTGGAGTTGATAAGTATTGTACTTTAGGTGTTTTTCTGCTGGATAACATAGAATTCCATGCTTTTGGAGAATGAAATTTTCATGTCCTTAGTCACTGTGCATGCTTCAATACACTAGGGATTCTCCCACTGTCACATCTTCC
This genomic window contains:
- the LOC108334239 gene encoding B-box zinc finger protein 24; the encoded protein is MKIQCDVCERAPATVICCADEAALCAKCDVEVHAANKLASKHQRLLLQCLSNKLPRCDICQDKPAFIFCVEDRALFCQDCDEPIHSAGSLSANHQRFLATGIRVASSSSCTKDNEKSHLEPPNRNAQQVSTKVPSQQVPSFTSSWAVDDFLELTGFESPEKKESLQFGELEWLTDVGIFGEQFTQEALAAAEVPQLPVTNNSSSVASFRTSKSYVSHKKPRIEVLNDDDDDEYFTVPDLG